Proteins from a single region of Streptococcus mitis:
- a CDS encoding glycosyltransferase family 2 protein, whose translation MENELISIVVPIYNVENYLRMCLDSIQKQTYTNFECLLINDGSPDNSADICREYVAKDARFRYFEKENGGLSDARNYGIRQSKGSYLTFVDSDDWLENDALQQLYDALKKENADISIGRYNCYDESRCQYLFYNSNPDDSLGMIEGKEIIDREGVEEMRNGNWTVAYLKLFKRELLENLPFPLGKIAEDTYWTWKVLLKASRVVYLNSYIYWYRVGLNGTLSNIWSEKRMYDEIEAREEKLAILASLNYDLTNHNLIYKNRLQRVVARLEEQNMQFTEIYRRMMEKLSLLP comes from the coding sequence ATGGAAAATGAGTTAATCAGTATTGTTGTTCCAATATATAATGTGGAAAATTATCTGAGAATGTGTTTAGATAGTATTCAAAAACAAACGTATACAAATTTTGAATGCTTATTAATCAATGATGGTTCTCCAGATAATTCAGCAGATATTTGTAGAGAATATGTTGCTAAGGATGCTCGTTTCCGTTATTTTGAAAAAGAAAATGGAGGCCTATCAGATGCACGCAATTATGGAATAAGACAATCAAAAGGTTCCTATCTTACTTTTGTAGATTCTGATGATTGGTTGGAAAATGATGCTTTACAACAGTTATATGATGCATTGAAAAAAGAAAATGCGGATATTAGTATCGGACGTTATAATTGTTACGATGAATCACGTTGCCAATATTTGTTTTATAATTCTAATCCAGATGATTCTCTTGGAATGATAGAAGGAAAAGAAATCATAGATAGAGAAGGTGTCGAAGAAATGAGAAATGGGAATTGGACTGTAGCTTATTTGAAATTATTCAAGAGAGAGCTATTAGAAAATTTGCCATTTCCTTTAGGAAAAATTGCGGAAGATACTTACTGGACGTGGAAAGTACTCCTAAAGGCTTCACGGGTTGTCTATTTAAATAGTTATATTTATTGGTACCGTGTTGGTTTGAATGGTACTTTATCGAATATATGGAGTGAAAAGCGTATGTATGATGAAATCGAGGCTAGGGAAGAAAAACTAGCTATTTTAGCAAGTTTGAATTATGATTTGACCAATCATAATTTGATTTATAAAAATAGATTAC